One window of Polynucleobacter sp. HIN5 genomic DNA carries:
- the fdx gene encoding ISC system 2Fe-2S type ferredoxin, whose translation MTQIVVLPHSEYCPDGAVIEAEPGTSICETLLANDIEIEHACDMVCACTTCHVIVREGFASLNEPDENEEDMLDRAWGLSPQSRLSCQAIVAKTDLVIEIPKYSINHAKENH comes from the coding sequence ATGACCCAAATTGTTGTGTTGCCACACTCTGAGTATTGCCCCGATGGTGCAGTGATTGAAGCTGAGCCAGGGACTAGTATTTGTGAGACCTTGCTTGCTAATGATATTGAAATTGAACATGCGTGCGATATGGTGTGCGCTTGCACCACATGTCATGTCATTGTGCGCGAGGGCTTTGCAAGTCTTAATGAGCCTGATGAAAATGAAGAGGATATGCTCGATCGCGCCTGGGGTCTGTCGCCTCAGTCCCGTCTGTCGTGTCAAGCCATTGTTGCTAAAACAGATTTAGTGATTGAAATCCCCAAGTATTCAATCAATCATGCTAAAGAAAATCATTAG
- the iscR gene encoding Fe-S cluster assembly transcriptional regulator IscR, producing the protein MRLTTKGRFAVTAMIDLALREAHGPVTLAGISQRQKISLSYLEQLFGKLRRFNIVESTRGPGGGYTLARKAEEVSVADIIVAVDEPLDATQCGGKGNCHSEEDTHSRCMTHDLWTNLNAKMVEYLDSVTLRDLVKQQESRGVVIADMREKKVRVEPAKLKKPAVTAVAKKEEAPKRPLINSVFNLARQG; encoded by the coding sequence ATGAGACTTACTACTAAAGGTCGTTTTGCTGTAACCGCGATGATTGATTTAGCCCTGCGTGAAGCGCATGGCCCCGTAACCCTTGCTGGAATTAGTCAGCGCCAGAAGATTTCTCTGTCGTATTTGGAGCAACTCTTTGGAAAATTGCGTCGCTTCAACATTGTTGAAAGCACACGCGGTCCAGGCGGAGGCTATACCTTAGCTCGTAAAGCCGAGGAGGTCAGTGTGGCCGACATTATTGTGGCTGTAGATGAGCCTTTAGATGCAACCCAGTGCGGTGGCAAGGGAAATTGCCATAGCGAGGAAGACACTCATAGTCGCTGTATGACCCATGATTTATGGACCAATTTGAACGCCAAGATGGTTGAATATTTAGATTCAGTTACCTTACGCGATTTGGTGAAGCAGCAAGAAAGCCGCGGAGTGGTGATTGCTGATATGCGCGAGAAAAAAGTGCGTGTTGAGCCTGCGAAGTTGAAAAAGCCCGCAGTTACTGCAGTTGCTAAAAAAGAAGAGGCTCCTAAGCGGCCCTTAATTAATTCAGTATTCAATTTAGCAAGACAAGGTTAA
- a CDS encoding IscS subfamily cysteine desulfurase → MNAPLKAALQPVSIYSPKHFPVYMDYSATTPIDQRVVDKMLPYLREQFGNAASRSHAFGWAAEEAVEEARVEVAKLVHADPREIVWTSGATESINLALKGAAHFYKEKGKHIITVKTEHKATLDTCRELEREGYDVTYLDVMENGLIDFAQFEAAMRPDTILASVMYVNNEIGVIQDIPRLGELCRSRGVIFHVDAAQATGKVEIDLEKLKVDLMSFSAHKTYGPKGIGALYVRRKPRVRIEAQIHGGGHERGMRSGTLPVHQIVGMGEAFRIARIEMTDEAARIRKLRDRLLAGLKDIEEVYVNGDMDQRVAHNLNISFNYVEGESMLMALKDIAISSGSACTSASLEPSYVLRALGRNDELAHSSIRFTIGRFTTEEEVDFTIALVKDKIAKLRELSPLWEMYKDGIDLNTIQWAAH, encoded by the coding sequence ATGAACGCTCCACTAAAGGCAGCATTGCAACCCGTTTCGATTTATAGCCCGAAGCATTTCCCGGTCTATATGGATTACTCGGCCACGACGCCGATTGATCAGCGCGTGGTTGACAAAATGCTGCCATATTTGCGGGAGCAGTTTGGTAATGCGGCCTCCCGTAGCCACGCATTTGGATGGGCGGCTGAAGAAGCCGTCGAAGAGGCGCGGGTTGAGGTGGCTAAATTAGTTCATGCTGATCCCCGTGAGATCGTATGGACGAGTGGTGCGACCGAGAGCATTAACTTGGCCCTCAAGGGTGCAGCTCATTTTTATAAAGAAAAAGGCAAGCACATCATTACGGTAAAGACCGAGCACAAAGCGACGCTTGACACCTGCCGCGAGCTCGAGCGCGAGGGATATGACGTTACTTACCTCGACGTCATGGAAAACGGCCTAATTGATTTTGCTCAGTTTGAAGCCGCTATGCGTCCAGACACCATCTTGGCATCGGTGATGTATGTCAATAACGAAATTGGAGTGATTCAAGACATTCCACGACTTGGCGAATTGTGCCGCTCGCGCGGAGTTATTTTTCATGTGGATGCTGCGCAAGCAACCGGCAAGGTTGAGATTGACTTAGAAAAGCTCAAAGTCGATCTGATGAGTTTCTCAGCACATAAGACCTATGGCCCCAAAGGGATTGGTGCTCTATATGTGCGACGCAAGCCCCGAGTGCGAATTGAAGCGCAGATTCATGGCGGTGGTCACGAGCGCGGAATGCGTTCGGGAACTTTACCTGTTCACCAAATTGTTGGCATGGGTGAGGCATTCCGGATTGCTCGGATTGAGATGACTGATGAAGCCGCGCGGATTCGCAAATTGCGTGATCGTTTGTTAGCTGGTCTAAAAGACATTGAAGAGGTTTATGTCAATGGCGATATGGACCAACGTGTTGCCCATAACCTCAATATCAGTTTTAACTATGTTGAAGGTGAATCGATGCTGATGGCATTAAAAGACATTGCAATCTCTTCTGGATCTGCATGCACCTCAGCATCTCTAGAGCCTTCTTATGTGTTACGTGCCTTGGGGCGTAACGATGAGCTTGCCCATAGCTCGATTCGTTTTACGATTGGTCGCTTTACCACTGAAGAAGAAGTTGACTTCACGATTGCTTTGGTCAAAGACAAGATTGCAAAATTGCGGGAACTTTCTCCCTTATGGGAAATGTACAAAGACGGCATTGATCTCAATACGATTCAATGGGCTGCTCATTAG
- the iscA gene encoding iron-sulfur cluster assembly protein IscA gives MPITLTEKAANHVNRSLQKRGKGCGLRLGVRTTGCSGLAYQLEYVDEAAPEDQVFESHGIKIFVDPKSLTYIDGTELDFVREGLNEGFKFQNPNVKDECGCGESFRV, from the coding sequence ATGCCCATTACCCTGACTGAAAAGGCCGCTAACCACGTCAACCGTAGTTTGCAAAAACGCGGTAAAGGCTGTGGTTTGCGTTTGGGCGTGCGTACCACTGGCTGCTCAGGCCTTGCCTATCAATTGGAATATGTTGATGAGGCCGCTCCAGAAGATCAAGTATTTGAATCTCATGGCATCAAGATTTTTGTTGATCCAAAGAGCCTGACCTATATCGACGGCACCGAGCTTGATTTTGTCCGCGAGGGCTTAAATGAAGGATTTAAGTTTCAGAATCCCAATGTGAAAGATGAGTGTGGTTGTGGCGAATCTTTCCGCGTCTGA
- a CDS encoding HNH endonuclease has translation MLGRIRQKQIDSIEAPSVTPNPIICPICEREIPSAQMDAHHLIPRSKGGRETQYLHRICHRQIHALFTETELARRLNSAEAIRQHPQMQRFIEWVKNKPDGFYERVAKSSRLKEH, from the coding sequence ATGTTGGGTCGAATTCGCCAAAAGCAAATTGATTCAATCGAAGCGCCATCAGTCACCCCTAATCCGATTATTTGTCCGATTTGTGAGCGCGAGATTCCTTCTGCACAAATGGATGCGCATCATCTGATTCCACGCTCTAAGGGTGGCAGGGAAACACAGTATTTGCATCGGATCTGCCATCGTCAGATCCACGCTTTATTTACCGAGACCGAATTAGCAAGACGTTTGAACTCGGCAGAAGCGATTCGCCAACATCCGCAGATGCAACGCTTCATTGAGTGGGTGAAAAATAAGCCAGATGGCTTTTATGAGCGAGTTGCTAAAAGCTCTCGCTTAAAAGAGCATTAG
- the iscU gene encoding Fe-S cluster assembly scaffold IscU, with translation MAYSDKVIDHYENPRNVGSFAKGDEQVGTGMVGAPACGDVMKLQIRVNDHGVIEDAKFKTYGCGSAIASSSLVTEWVKGKTLDQALEIKNSQIAQELSLPPVKIHCSILAEDAIKAAVKDYKDKHPVK, from the coding sequence ATGGCATATAGCGATAAAGTAATTGATCATTATGAAAATCCCCGAAACGTTGGCTCCTTTGCCAAGGGTGATGAGCAGGTTGGCACCGGAATGGTTGGTGCGCCCGCATGTGGCGACGTGATGAAATTGCAAATTCGCGTGAATGATCATGGTGTCATTGAGGATGCGAAATTCAAGACCTATGGTTGCGGTTCTGCGATTGCATCCTCCTCATTGGTGACCGAATGGGTAAAAGGTAAAACGCTTGATCAAGCCTTGGAGATTAAGAATTCCCAAATTGCTCAAGAGTTGTCGTTGCCACCCGTGAAAATTCATTGTTCGATCTTAGCTGAAGATGCCATCAAGGCAGCAGTAAAAGATTACAAAGACAAGCATCCTGTTAAATAA
- the hscB gene encoding Fe-S protein assembly co-chaperone HscB translates to MSVVVANLSASDNYFTFFGLTPRFVFDTSALDQAYLAIQKEVHPDRHASGSDAEQRLAMQMATYANGAYRTLKDPIARGLYLCQLQGVEADLETNTAMPAQFLMKQMEWREALDDHADDLEALEQLATEVEASRSDSLRQLTNAFEQSSYSKAVDILRGLLFINKFATELDDAIAQLV, encoded by the coding sequence ATGAGTGTGGTTGTGGCGAATCTTTCCGCGTCTGACAACTACTTCACTTTTTTTGGCCTTACCCCCCGATTCGTATTTGATACGTCGGCTTTGGACCAAGCCTATTTAGCAATTCAAAAAGAAGTACACCCCGATCGTCACGCCTCGGGATCTGATGCCGAGCAACGCTTGGCGATGCAAATGGCGACTTATGCCAATGGCGCGTATCGAACCCTCAAAGACCCCATCGCGCGCGGCCTCTACCTCTGCCAGCTCCAGGGCGTTGAAGCTGATCTCGAGACTAATACTGCAATGCCAGCCCAGTTTCTCATGAAGCAAATGGAGTGGCGCGAAGCTTTGGATGACCATGCCGATGATTTGGAGGCTCTGGAGCAACTTGCAACTGAGGTTGAAGCCTCTCGTAGCGATTCATTACGGCAGCTTACCAATGCATTTGAGCAGTCCTCTTATTCCAAAGCGGTCGATATCTTGCGTGGCTTACTGTTTATCAACAAATTTGCTACTGAGCTCGATGATGCAATCGCGCAACTGGTCTAA
- the lysS gene encoding lysine--tRNA ligase, with protein MSNLDQQDPSIPAQDENHIIAERREKLAKLRQAGVAYPNDFVPTHLAADLHQHYDSFNKEELAGKRVHVKVAGRMVLKRVMGKASFATIQDRSGQIQFYISDDVTGSDVHAAFKHWDLGDIIAAEGYLFKTNKGELSIECSTLRLLSKSLRPLPDKFHGLADQELKYRQRYVDLIVNPDSRNTFLARSKVITSLRRHMTEAQFMEVETPMLHPIPGGAAAKPFITHHNALDMQMFLRIAPELYLKRLIVGGFERVFEINRNFRNEGVSPRHNPEFTMMEFYAAYTDYRWLMDFTENLIRSVAIDAQGTATLTHQGRPLDLAKPFDRLTITEAILKYSPLSKKSYTATQLEDPEFIRGELKKGGEDLNAPSLKNAGLGALQLALFELVAEEHLWDPTYIIDYPIEVSPLARESDTRKGVTERFELFITGREIANGFSELNDAEDQAERFRKQVAQKDAGDEEAMYFDHDFIRALEYGMPPTGGCGIGIDRLVMLLTDVPNIRDVILFPHLRREDE; from the coding sequence ATGAGTAATTTAGACCAACAAGACCCATCAATTCCAGCACAGGATGAAAATCACATCATTGCCGAGCGACGTGAGAAGTTAGCAAAGCTACGCCAAGCAGGAGTTGCATACCCCAATGATTTTGTACCAACTCACCTGGCAGCTGACCTTCATCAGCATTACGACTCATTTAATAAAGAAGAATTAGCCGGCAAACGTGTTCATGTCAAAGTTGCCGGCCGGATGGTACTCAAGCGCGTCATGGGCAAGGCTAGTTTTGCGACCATTCAAGATCGTAGTGGACAAATTCAGTTTTATATCAGCGATGATGTCACTGGCAGTGATGTTCATGCGGCCTTTAAGCATTGGGATTTAGGCGACATCATTGCTGCCGAAGGCTATTTATTTAAAACCAATAAGGGCGAGTTATCGATTGAGTGTTCGACACTAAGACTTTTAAGTAAGTCCTTACGCCCACTACCCGATAAATTTCACGGGCTTGCCGATCAAGAATTAAAGTATCGGCAACGCTATGTGGATCTGATTGTGAATCCGGATAGTCGAAATACGTTCTTGGCACGCAGCAAGGTGATCACTTCACTACGTCGTCACATGACCGAAGCACAGTTCATGGAAGTCGAGACACCCATGCTCCATCCGATTCCGGGTGGTGCCGCAGCGAAACCATTTATTACTCACCACAATGCACTCGATATGCAAATGTTTTTGCGTATCGCTCCGGAGTTGTATCTAAAGCGCCTGATCGTAGGCGGCTTTGAACGCGTTTTTGAGATTAATCGTAATTTCCGTAACGAAGGTGTAAGCCCCCGCCATAACCCCGAGTTCACCATGATGGAGTTTTATGCGGCCTATACGGATTATCGGTGGCTGATGGATTTCACGGAGAATCTGATTCGCAGTGTAGCCATCGATGCCCAGGGGACTGCGACCCTCACCCACCAAGGCCGCCCACTGGATCTTGCCAAACCCTTTGACCGTCTGACCATTACCGAGGCGATCTTAAAGTACAGCCCACTTTCGAAAAAATCCTATACCGCTACTCAGCTAGAGGATCCTGAATTTATTCGTGGTGAGCTTAAGAAAGGTGGTGAAGACCTCAATGCTCCGTCACTAAAAAATGCTGGCTTAGGAGCCCTACAGCTTGCCTTATTTGAACTGGTAGCTGAAGAGCACCTTTGGGATCCGACGTACATTATTGACTACCCCATCGAAGTGAGTCCGTTGGCGCGCGAGTCTGACACTCGCAAAGGAGTAACCGAGCGTTTTGAGCTTTTTATTACAGGCCGTGAAATTGCAAATGGTTTCTCGGAACTCAATGATGCCGAGGATCAAGCCGAGCGTTTTCGAAAACAAGTGGCGCAAAAGGATGCCGGCGACGAGGAGGCCATGTATTTTGACCACGACTTCATTCGGGCGCTTGAGTACGGTATGCCCCCTACCGGAGGCTGCGGGATTGGCATTGATCGATTAGTGATGTTACTGACCGACGTACCCAATATTCGTGATGTGATCCTGTTTCCTCATTTACGTCGGGAAGACGAATAA
- a CDS encoding amino acid aminotransferase, which produces MNLFSSVQLAPKDPIFGLTEAYNADQRPNKVNLGVGVYYTDEGKVPLLRAVLEAEKEVVAKEAPRAYIPIEGPNPYNSAVQNLLFGKDSALIQAGRVVTAECLGGTGALRVGGDFVKRLEPTAKAAISSPSWENHRGIFEAAGYDVLEYTYFDPKTRGVDFDGMVKSLESFPAKTLVILHACCHNPTGADLTKDQWQTIISICQQKQLIPFLDIAYQGFADGIEEDGAAVRMFADSGMSFFVSSSFSKSFSLYGERVGALSIVTQSKEESTRVLSQLKRVIRTNYSNPPTHGAAIVATVLNSPKLRQMWEDELAQMRDRIKSMRQGLKGKLAAAGVSQDFSFIEAQRGMFSYSGLTSDQVAKLQEQDGIYALSTGRICVAALNTKNIDRVAQAIARVLMSK; this is translated from the coding sequence ATGAATCTGTTTTCTTCCGTCCAGCTTGCTCCCAAAGATCCAATTTTTGGCCTGACCGAGGCTTATAACGCCGACCAAAGACCAAACAAAGTTAATTTAGGGGTGGGGGTTTACTACACCGATGAAGGCAAAGTTCCACTATTACGCGCTGTCCTTGAGGCCGAGAAAGAAGTCGTTGCCAAAGAAGCGCCGCGCGCCTACATTCCGATTGAAGGACCCAATCCCTACAACTCAGCAGTCCAGAACTTACTTTTTGGCAAAGACTCGGCATTGATTCAGGCTGGGCGAGTGGTCACTGCAGAGTGCCTTGGTGGCACCGGGGCCCTCCGCGTCGGTGGAGATTTTGTAAAACGTCTTGAACCTACTGCAAAAGCAGCAATTAGCTCCCCAAGCTGGGAAAACCATCGCGGTATTTTTGAGGCTGCCGGATACGACGTTTTGGAATACACCTACTTTGACCCAAAAACACGGGGCGTAGACTTTGATGGCATGGTGAAGTCGCTCGAGTCTTTTCCTGCGAAAACCCTAGTCATCCTGCACGCGTGCTGCCACAATCCAACGGGGGCAGATCTCACCAAAGATCAATGGCAAACCATTATTTCGATTTGCCAACAAAAACAGCTAATTCCATTTCTTGATATTGCCTACCAAGGTTTTGCAGACGGCATTGAGGAAGATGGCGCTGCTGTGCGCATGTTTGCTGATTCAGGAATGTCGTTCTTTGTATCAAGCTCTTTCTCCAAATCCTTCTCTTTATATGGTGAGCGCGTTGGCGCCCTGTCTATCGTGACACAAAGCAAAGAGGAATCCACCCGCGTACTTTCTCAACTCAAACGTGTGATTCGAACCAATTACTCAAACCCGCCAACCCATGGTGCTGCGATTGTGGCGACGGTTCTCAACTCTCCTAAACTGCGTCAAATGTGGGAGGATGAGCTAGCCCAGATGCGCGATCGAATTAAATCCATGCGCCAGGGTTTAAAAGGGAAGCTGGCAGCAGCTGGTGTATCGCAAGACTTTTCATTTATTGAGGCGCAGCGGGGAATGTTCTCCTACTCAGGGTTGACTTCTGACCAAGTCGCCAAACTGCAAGAACAGGATGGCATTTATGCCCTATCCACAGGACGAATTTGTGTTGCCGCCCTAAATACCAAAAATATAGATCGGGTCGCTCAGGCCATTGCCCGGGTTCTCATGTCAAAATAG
- the hscA gene encoding Fe-S protein assembly chaperone HscA, which produces MALLQIAEPGMALAPHERKVAIGIDLGTTNSLVAVVRDALPKVLTDAAGQALFPSVIRYLPNGRTQGGFEALTHVIEDPKNTIVSVKRFMGRGLNDFSSHDFPYTFIDEPGMVKLRTAAGDKSPVEVSAEILARLRQLAEDSVQDEIVGAVITVPAYFDDAQRQATKDAAKLAGLHVLRLLNEPTAAAIAYGLDNASEGIYAVYDLGGGTFDISILRMSKGVFEVLSTGGDSALGGDDFDRSVYDWVIEEAKLINLEPKDQRALLSAAKRAKEELSNVTETSIELTLMNGQSISLILTRDTFGSLTKPLVDKTMVSVRKALRDAQLQVGDVKGVVMVGGATRMPQVQVAVGAFFKTQPLNNLDPDQVVALGAAMQADLLAGNQSKNNEWLLLDVIPLSLGLETMGGLVEKIIPRNTPIPVARAQDFTTFKDGQTGLSLHIVQGEREVVDACRSLGRFELKGIPPMAAGAARIRVTFQVDADGLLSVHAIEQSSGVQASIEIKPSYGLSDSEIARMLQDGFQAAGDDMRARALREEQVEARRLLEAVTAALQEDGDLLTDVERALIRKEMAQLQALLESETSSDVLRKAIEKAAKTTDPFAEKRMNASIQRALTGKNVAEI; this is translated from the coding sequence ATGGCTCTACTACAAATTGCTGAACCTGGAATGGCATTGGCGCCCCATGAGCGCAAGGTGGCCATTGGAATCGATTTAGGAACGACGAACTCCTTGGTTGCGGTCGTTCGTGATGCCTTACCAAAAGTCTTAACGGATGCTGCTGGTCAGGCTCTATTTCCCTCGGTAATTCGGTATTTGCCAAATGGCAGAACGCAGGGTGGATTTGAGGCTTTGACTCACGTGATTGAGGATCCAAAAAATACGATTGTCTCGGTAAAGCGTTTCATGGGACGCGGGTTAAACGATTTTTCGAGTCACGATTTCCCCTACACGTTCATCGATGAGCCGGGCATGGTTAAGTTACGAACTGCTGCAGGGGATAAAAGCCCGGTGGAGGTGAGCGCAGAGATCTTGGCGCGATTACGACAGTTAGCCGAAGATTCCGTACAAGATGAAATCGTCGGCGCAGTCATCACAGTGCCTGCTTACTTTGATGATGCCCAACGTCAGGCCACGAAAGACGCTGCTAAGCTTGCCGGACTCCATGTCCTGCGGCTATTAAACGAACCTACAGCAGCTGCGATTGCGTATGGCCTAGATAATGCCTCAGAAGGTATTTATGCCGTCTATGATCTTGGCGGCGGAACCTTTGATATTTCGATTCTACGAATGAGTAAGGGCGTGTTTGAAGTTTTATCCACCGGTGGAGATTCTGCCTTGGGTGGTGATGACTTTGATCGATCAGTGTATGACTGGGTTATTGAAGAAGCTAAGCTGATAAACCTTGAGCCTAAGGATCAGCGGGCGCTACTGAGCGCAGCCAAGCGCGCCAAAGAAGAGTTAAGTAATGTGACCGAGACCTCTATTGAGCTCACGCTCATGAACGGACAGTCCATTTCCCTAATTCTGACTCGCGATACGTTCGGATCGCTTACAAAGCCATTGGTGGATAAGACCATGGTTTCAGTTCGTAAAGCACTGCGTGACGCTCAACTCCAAGTGGGTGACGTGAAGGGTGTCGTGATGGTTGGCGGTGCTACGCGTATGCCGCAAGTCCAAGTAGCGGTTGGGGCATTTTTTAAGACCCAGCCCTTAAATAACCTTGACCCCGATCAGGTGGTTGCCCTTGGTGCGGCGATGCAGGCCGATCTTCTAGCAGGCAATCAAAGCAAGAATAATGAGTGGTTATTGCTTGATGTTATCCCGCTATCCCTTGGTTTGGAAACCATGGGTGGACTCGTAGAAAAAATTATTCCGCGCAATACGCCCATTCCCGTCGCTAGGGCGCAAGATTTCACGACTTTTAAAGATGGTCAGACCGGCCTATCTCTCCACATTGTGCAGGGGGAGCGCGAGGTCGTCGATGCTTGCCGATCCCTAGGGCGATTTGAGCTCAAGGGCATTCCTCCAATGGCTGCTGGTGCTGCGCGGATTCGTGTTACGTTCCAGGTCGACGCAGATGGACTTTTATCGGTACATGCGATCGAGCAAAGTTCTGGGGTTCAAGCATCCATTGAAATCAAACCCTCCTATGGACTCAGTGATTCAGAGATTGCTCGCATGCTGCAAGATGGATTCCAGGCCGCTGGGGATGATATGCGCGCTCGCGCATTACGTGAGGAGCAGGTGGAGGCAAGGCGCTTATTAGAGGCAGTAACTGCAGCACTGCAGGAGGATGGTGATCTATTAACCGATGTCGAGCGAGCCCTGATTCGTAAGGAAATGGCTCAGTTGCAGGCACTTTTAGAATCGGAAACAAGCAGTGATGTGTTGCGTAAAGCGATTGAAAAAGCTGCGAAGACCACCGATCCGTTTGCTGAAAAGCGCATGAATGCGAGTATTCAGCGTGCATTGACTGGAAAAAATGTTGCTGAAATTTAA
- the uvrB gene encoding excinuclease ABC subunit UvrB, translated as MPKLTPKSTSKKKNLDTVVFTDSTGVAEDIALKIEQAATLDESKFVSFPNSPYQLYQPFPPAGDQPAAIDQLCEGLEDGLLFQTLLGVTGSGKTFTMANVIARMGRPAIIFAPNKTLAAQLYSEFREFFPRNAVEYFVSYYDYYQPEAYVPQRDLFIEKDSSINEHIEQMRLSATKSLLERRDVVIVATVSAIYGIGNPGDYHSMVLTLRPGDKLSQRDIVTRLISMQYERNEMDFQRGIFRVRGDTIDIFPAEHNELAIRVELFDDQVESLHFFDPLTGKIKQKLPRFTVYPSSHYVTPRETVLKAIETIKAELRERLDEFVKGNKLVEAQRLEQRTRFDLEMLAELGFCKGIENYSRHLSGAKPGEAPPTLVDYLPDDALMFLDESHVLIGQLNGMYNGDRSRKHTLVEYGFRLPSAMDNRPLKFPEFETKMRQAIFVSATPADYENQKTGQVVEQVVRPTGLVDPEIEVLPASSQVDDLLGQIHERVKAGERVLVTVLTKRMAEQLTEYLADNGVKVRYVHSDIDTVERVEIIRDLRLGVFDVLVGINLLREGLDIPEVSLVAILDADKEGFLRAERSLIQTIGRAARNVHGKAILYADKITDSMKRAMGETERRRNKQIAFNLKHGIKPKGVQKRIKDIIDGVYDVQEKRVELQVAQRKAQYEMMSERELANEISRLEKQMMAEAKNLEFEKAAATRDQIAKIKELAFGALAKDSI; from the coding sequence ATGCCAAAGCTCACCCCAAAATCAACCAGCAAAAAAAAGAATCTAGATACAGTCGTTTTTACCGATTCGACTGGAGTTGCAGAGGATATTGCTCTAAAGATTGAGCAGGCAGCGACTCTCGATGAGTCGAAGTTTGTTTCTTTTCCCAATTCACCATATCAACTCTATCAACCATTTCCTCCGGCCGGTGATCAACCGGCTGCGATTGATCAGTTGTGCGAAGGACTCGAGGATGGATTGTTATTTCAAACTCTGTTGGGGGTTACGGGTTCGGGCAAAACGTTCACGATGGCCAATGTCATTGCGAGGATGGGGCGACCGGCGATTATCTTTGCACCCAATAAAACACTTGCAGCACAGTTGTACTCTGAGTTTCGGGAATTTTTCCCCAGAAATGCGGTTGAATATTTTGTGAGTTATTACGACTACTATCAGCCCGAAGCCTACGTTCCTCAGCGCGACTTATTTATCGAAAAAGACTCATCGATTAATGAGCATATTGAGCAGATGCGTTTATCCGCTACGAAAAGTTTATTAGAACGTCGAGATGTGGTGATCGTGGCTACCGTATCGGCCATTTATGGCATTGGTAATCCAGGCGATTATCACAGCATGGTCTTGACCTTACGTCCTGGTGATAAATTAAGTCAACGGGATATTGTGACGCGACTCATTTCAATGCAGTATGAGCGCAATGAAATGGACTTTCAGCGAGGCATTTTTCGGGTCCGCGGCGATACGATCGATATTTTCCCAGCAGAGCATAACGAGCTGGCGATTCGGGTTGAGCTATTTGATGACCAGGTTGAATCACTCCATTTCTTTGACCCCTTAACCGGAAAGATTAAGCAGAAATTACCCCGTTTTACGGTCTATCCAAGTTCGCATTATGTGACCCCAAGAGAAACGGTTTTAAAAGCCATTGAAACCATTAAAGCCGAGTTACGGGAACGCTTAGATGAGTTTGTCAAAGGCAATAAATTAGTCGAGGCGCAGCGTTTAGAGCAGCGTACCCGATTTGACCTTGAGATGCTCGCGGAACTTGGGTTTTGCAAAGGGATTGAAAACTATTCACGTCATTTATCAGGTGCGAAACCGGGTGAAGCGCCACCGACTTTAGTCGATTATCTGCCTGATGACGCACTGATGTTCTTGGATGAGAGCCATGTTTTGATTGGGCAGCTCAATGGGATGTACAACGGGGACCGCTCTCGCAAGCACACCTTGGTGGAGTACGGCTTTCGTTTGCCATCAGCAATGGATAATCGCCCACTGAAATTTCCAGAATTTGAGACCAAGATGCGTCAAGCAATTTTTGTCTCAGCAACCCCAGCCGATTATGAAAATCAAAAAACGGGCCAAGTCGTTGAGCAAGTCGTGCGTCCCACAGGTCTGGTCGATCCTGAAATTGAGGTTCTACCTGCCAGCTCTCAGGTGGATGATTTACTGGGTCAAATTCATGAGCGTGTGAAAGCGGGTGAGCGTGTGTTAGTCACAGTGCTTACTAAGCGCATGGCCGAGCAATTAACAGAATATTTGGCTGATAACGGCGTCAAAGTACGCTATGTTCACTCGGATATTGATACGGTCGAGCGTGTCGAAATTATTCGTGATTTACGTTTAGGTGTTTTCGATGTATTAGTAGGTATCAATTTATTGCGCGAGGGTCTTGATATCCCCGAGGTATCGCTTGTCGCAATCTTGGATGCGGATAAAGAGGGATTTTTACGAGCAGAGCGGAGTTTGATTCAGACCATTGGAAGAGCGGCGCGAAATGTTCATGGCAAAGCGATTTTGTATGCCGACAAAATAACGGACTCGATGAAAAGAGCGATGGGGGAAACTGAGCGTCGCAGAAATAAGCAAATTGCGTTTAACTTGAAGCATGGTATTAAGCCGAAAGGGGTACAAAAACGGATTAAAGACATTATTGATGGCGTCTACGATGTTCAAGAAAAGCGCGTAGAGTTGCAAGTTGCTCAGCGTAAGGCGCAATACGAGATGATGAGTGAGCGTGAGTTGGCAAATGAGATTAGCCGCCTTGAGAAGCAAATGATGGCTGAGGCTAAAAATCTCGAGTTTGAGAAGGCTGCCGCGACTCGAGACCAGATTGCTAAAATTAAAGAGTTGGCATTCGGTGCGCTGGCAAAAGATTCAATATAA